The nucleotide window CTGGCCAACTCCTTGGTCTGAATGGGCTTTGAGTCCAGTATTCTAACGTATTCTCTGGCGTGTTTTTTGAATAATTCTTCCTGCGCTAGGAGCAGGAGTTTTTCGTGCCTGTTCAAGCGTTCTGTTAGTTTGTTGTACCTGATTTTGGGGAACAGCTTCATTTCTTCGATTAGGACTCTGTAAGCGTGCTTGTAAACTCCTCCGAAGTGCAGGTGGGCTAGTATTGCGAAGGTTATTAGGTCGTAGAGGCTGATTATTTCCCTGTGAGTGTTTTTCGGGTAGTGTTTGCTGATTATCGGATAGATTTCGGATTTTATGATCAGGATTTCCTGCTGAAAGTTCATAACAACCACCAATCAACCAAAAGACTTAAGTGCTTATAACTCTAACGATCTAATGGGAACTAGGGTTTAAATTTTGCTTCATCCGTGCCCACATATGTACACTCTGACTCAAGATAATGCTTTTATACGATGGTAACATTAATTTAGATGACTGTCTAAGCCTTTAGATTGTGGGTGATATGCAATGGAAGATAGATTAGAAAAAGCCCTTAACTGGGCCCTTGAAAACTTCAAAGCGGACTACATAGAGATTCGCTATGAAAACATCAGCAAGAACACTCTGGAGCTCAAGGATGGAACTTTTACGACTTTTGCGGACAAGGGGCAGATGGGAGTTGCCATCAGGGTTCTTGCAGATGGAGCTTGGGGATTTTCCTCAACAAACAGACTTGAAAACCTTGAAAAAGCCATAGAAAGTGCATACAGACTTGCAAAGGCAACGGCAAAGGCTAAAAAGGAGAAAATCCAGCTTGCGGAGATAAAGACATATCAGGACTTCGTGAAAAGCAAGATGAAAATAAAGCCCAAAGAAGTTCCAATAGAGGAAAAGGTAGAGAGATTAATGGATCTGGAGTCTCTTCTCAAAGAGGACGGGGCTATAAAGTCAACGTGGCTTCGCTACGAAGATGCAAGCGGGGAAAAGATTCTCATAACAAACGAGGGCACAAAAATAAAGTGGGATTTGAACTACGTATGGCAGTACGTCTGGGCAACTGGCAAAGAAGGGGAAAAGCTTGCCGCTGCAAGAGATGAGGTTGGGGCAGTTGACTATGGCTGGGAGCTGTTTAAGGAGAAGGAGCCAAACGAGGAAGTAGCAAAGAGAGTTATCAGAAAAGTTCATGCCCAGCTGGAGGGTGTTGCACCAAAGCGTGGAGAGTTCCCAATAGTTGCTGGCCCGATAGTGGTGGGACTTATAGCTCACGAAGCCCTCGGACACCTTGCGGAGGCGGATTTGACGATAAACTCGCCCTTCAAAGATTTGATTGGAAAACAGATTGCTCCCGAATACGTTACAATGAGCGAGCGCATAGTGGAGGGCGGTTTTGGAAACGACCGCTATGACGACGAAGGCGTTCCAGTCAAAGACATTCACATAATTGAAAACGGAGTCTTGAAGGAGATAATGCTCAACAGGGAATATGCCCACAAGTGGAACATGGAGCCAAACGGCCACGCGAGGGCTGAAAACTACACCTATCCACCGATAATAAGAATGCGCAACACAATCTTTGAGCCGGGAGATTGGAATTTCGAGGAGATGATAGAGGACATCAAGTTTGGCTATTATGTAGTTGATTTCAGAGGAGGTCAGGCACAGCTCAACTCAGCTTTCCAGGTGGGAGTTCAAGAAGGGTACATGATAGAGAACGGTGAAATAACGAAGCCCATAAGAGACACTTCCATAAGTGGAATTGCCATCGAAGCCTTGAAGAAGATAAGTGCCGTAGGAAATGACTTTGGTCTCGAAATGGGGAGATGTGGAAAAGGGCAAACTGCTTTTGTTAGCTCTGGTGGTCCGCACATGCGCTTTGACGGAGGAATAATAATCGGGTGATAAAGATGGAAGAGCTTATCCGTTTTGGGGAAAAATTCTTTGACGAGCTCGAAATTGCCACTTACAAGAGCAGAGATGCGAGCGTTAACATTGAGCTCAACGAAGTTTCTACCTCCGCTCTAAGGGAGAGAGTTGTTACCGTTGTTAGGGGTGTTAAGGACAAGAGACTTGGAGTTGCAATAGTCGATAGCGGAGATAAAGAGAAAATCAAAGAAGCCATAGAGAGGGCATACAAGCTTGCAAAGCTCAACAAGCCCGATGAGAAGTGGGTCTCATTTCCCGAGCCCGGAAAATACAGAGAGCCGAGAAAAGTTGATAAAGAACTTAAAGAAGTTTCTCCAGACTACTTCGTAGAGCTCGCGAGAGAAGGCATTGGAATGGCATCGGAAGAGGGAATTATCGTTGCAGGTGGCGGTGGAGGAGCAGAGTGGGGAGAAAGCCTGATAGTGAATTCTCACGGCGTTAACGTATCTCAGGAAGGAGGAGGAGCGTTCTTCTACATCGAGCTCGTTGGGATGAAGGAAGGAAAAGTAACCCCCGGCATTTTTGACTTCGATGCAAAGCTTTCCCTCAAGCTTGATGTAGAAAGCGTTGTTAAAAACGCCCTGCAAAAAGTTAAGTGGGCATTTAAAACCGAAAAAAGCAAGACAGAGGAGGCGAAAGTAGTAATTGAACCATGGGCAGTTTCGAGCCTCTTATCCTATGCGCTCTTCCCGGCATTCAGCGGAGAGAGACTTGTTAAGGGCACAACACCTCTGGCCAACAAAATAGGGGAAAGCATCTCAAACGAGCTACTCACGATATAC belongs to Thermococcus bergensis and includes:
- a CDS encoding TldD/PmbA family protein; this translates as MEELIRFGEKFFDELEIATYKSRDASVNIELNEVSTSALRERVVTVVRGVKDKRLGVAIVDSGDKEKIKEAIERAYKLAKLNKPDEKWVSFPEPGKYREPRKVDKELKEVSPDYFVELAREGIGMASEEGIIVAGGGGGAEWGESLIVNSHGVNVSQEGGGAFFYIELVGMKEGKVTPGIFDFDAKLSLKLDVESVVKNALQKVKWAFKTEKSKTEEAKVVIEPWAVSSLLSYALFPAFSGERLVKGTTPLANKIGESISNELLTIYDDPLHELSINPVIADDEGVPTRRNVIVEKGVFKGFVWDNYWAKIHGVESTGNGKRNLSTGGISIGFHNVVIEGGKKSLEEIIGEIEHGYLVSGFQGAHSSNPDNGNFAVVANPAFLIENGEVKGSAVFMMSGNVYELLPNLYAVSREQKVLPFGGSMVVPAMAFDNVRIAGK
- a CDS encoding TldD/PmbA family protein translates to MEDRLEKALNWALENFKADYIEIRYENISKNTLELKDGTFTTFADKGQMGVAIRVLADGAWGFSSTNRLENLEKAIESAYRLAKATAKAKKEKIQLAEIKTYQDFVKSKMKIKPKEVPIEEKVERLMDLESLLKEDGAIKSTWLRYEDASGEKILITNEGTKIKWDLNYVWQYVWATGKEGEKLAAARDEVGAVDYGWELFKEKEPNEEVAKRVIRKVHAQLEGVAPKRGEFPIVAGPIVVGLIAHEALGHLAEADLTINSPFKDLIGKQIAPEYVTMSERIVEGGFGNDRYDDEGVPVKDIHIIENGVLKEIMLNREYAHKWNMEPNGHARAENYTYPPIIRMRNTIFEPGDWNFEEMIEDIKFGYYVVDFRGGQAQLNSAFQVGVQEGYMIENGEITKPIRDTSISGIAIEALKKISAVGNDFGLEMGRCGKGQTAFVSSGGPHMRFDGGIIIG